In Anomalospiza imberbis isolate Cuckoo-Finch-1a 21T00152 chromosome 26, ASM3175350v1, whole genome shotgun sequence, the following proteins share a genomic window:
- the TFEB gene encoding transcription factor EB: MASRIGLRMELMKQQAQQEAERERVQQQMMMNYMQQQRMPVASSPAINTPVHFQTPPPVPGEVLKVQSYLENPTTYHLQKSRDKKVQAYLSETYGNKFAAHVSPASHSPKPPPAASPGVRPGHVLSSSAGNSAPNSPMAMLNIGSNPEREFDEVIDDIIRLDDVLGYMNPEVHMPNTLPMSSSHMNVYSGDPQVTASLVGVTSSSCPADLTQKRELTDAESRALAKERQKKDNHNLIERRRRFNINDRIKELGMLIPKANDLDVRWNKGTILKASVDYIKRMQKDLQRSRDLENHSRRLEMANKQLLLRIQELEMQARVHGLPTSSPSGVNVAELAQQVVKQEASGDEGTLEPLLPPPDPEPQPALPAPPQSPYHQLDFTHSLSFEDGSQGFPDSASFPSLSKKELDLMLMQDTMLPLASDPLFSAMSPEASKASSRRSSFSMEDADML; the protein is encoded by the exons ATGGCGTCCCGCATCGGGCTGCGGATGGAGCTGATGAAGCAGCAGGCGCAGCAGGAAGCGGAGCGGGAGCGGGTGCAGCAGCAGATGATGATGAACTACATGCAGCAGCAGCGCATGCCCGTGGCCTCCAGCCCCGCCATCAACACCCCCGTCCACTTCCAGACCCCGCCGCCCGTGCCCGGAGAGGTCCTCAAG GTCCAGTCCTACCTGGAGAACCCCACCACCTACCACCTGCAGAAGTCTCGGGACAAGAAGGTCCAGGCTTATCTCTCCGAAACCTACGGGAACAAGTTCGCCGCCCACGTCAGCCCCGCCAGCCACTCTCCCAAGCCCCCCCCGGCCGCGTCCCCCGGCGTCCGGCCCGGCCACGTCCTGTCCTCCTCGGCGGGCAACAGCGCTCCCAACAGCCCCATGGCCATGCTCAACATCGGCTCCAACCCCGAGCGGGAG ttTGATGAGGTCATCGATGACATCATACGCCTGGATGATGTTTTGGGCTACATGAACCCCGAAGTCCACATGCCCAACACG CTGCCCATGTCCAGCAGTCACATGAATGTCTACAGTGGGGACCCGCAGGTGACGGCGTCACTCGTTGGTgtcaccagcagctcctgccccgcCGACCTCACCCAGAAGAGAGAGCTCACAG ATGCCGAGAGCCGAGCCCTGGCCAAAGAGCGCCAGAAGAAAGACAATCACAACCTGA TCGAGAGGCGGCGAAGGTTCAACATCAACGACCGCATcaaggagctgggaatgctgatCCCCAAAGCCAACGACCT GGACGTGCGCTGGAACAAAGGGACGATCCTGAAGGCGTCCGTGGACTACATCAAGAGGATGCAGAAGGACCTGCAGAGGTCCCGGGACCTGGAGAATCACTCGCGGCGCCTGGAGATGGCGaacaagcagctgctgctccgcATCCAG gagctggagatgCAGGCACGTGTCCACGGGCTGCCCACCTCCTCGCCCTCGGGCGTCAACGTGGCCGAGCTGGCTCAGCAGGTGGTCAAGCAAGAAGCCAGCGGGGACGAGGGGACCCTGGAGCCACTGCTGCCACCCCCGGACCCCGAACCGCAGCCGGCGCTGCCCGCGCCGCCCCAGTCTCCCTATCACCAGCTGGACTTTACCCACAGCCTGAGCTTCGAGGACGGCTCCCAGGGCTTCCCGGACAGCGCTTCCTTCCCATCCCTATCCAAGaaggagctggacttgatgcTGATGCAGGACACGATGCTGCCCCTGGCCTCTGACCCCTTGTTCTCGGCCATGTCCCCGGAGGCCTCCAAGGCCAGCAGTCGCCGCAGCAGCTTCAGCATGGAGGACGCGGACATGCTGTGA